The genomic stretch GAAGGACATTGAAGCCATGCTGGCCGGGGCGAATGAGTGGGTGCGGGTGGTACCCAACGAGCGCGAGCCGAGCCTCGAATCCTTAACGCCAGCAGCCGTTACCGGGAAACTCTCCATCCCCGTGGGTCGGCTACGCAAGTTGCCCATGGGCGGGGAGTATCTGGCGGCCTTTACCGTGGGCGACCAACTGCTGTGGGGTGCCGCGGAACCGCTGCGCAGAATGCTGCGGATCGTGTTGAACCAATGATCCGCCGCCCGGTTCGAATTAGTGCAATGTCATGGCCGTACTTGAAAAATAGCTAAAGAGCTTCATCCAGGCGCCGAAAACGAGACCGGTATAGCTATATTTGACCCTTGGAAAAACGTATGCGGCAAGCGGATTCAACGTATGCGGCACGCATGGGGGTCAACGATGCGAGTATGGCTTGCATCGCGATTACCATGATGTTATTTTCAATCTCAATGACTTAGGAAAAATAGGGGGCGCAGTGAGCCGACTTTCCAGACGCGCGATCCTCTTTGCTGGCGCATTGATGAGCCTGCCTTTGTCCGCTTATTCAGCTGGATTGGGCAAGCTGACAGTGCTTTCGAACTTGGGTGAGCCGCTTAAAGCGGAAATCGAAGTCGTGGCCGTCGAAAAAGGCGAACGCGACTCGCTCTCAGCCCGGCTCGCGGCAGTAGAGGCGTACATACAAGAGAATCTTCCCTACCCCAGTGGCGCGTGGGGTCTCAAGATCGCCCTCGACACACGCCCCAATGGCGAGCACTACGTCAGCATATCGAGCACGAACCCGGTAAGCGAGCCCTACGTGGATGTGCTGGTGGACCTACGTTGGAATGGCGGGCGCTTGTTGCGTGCCTATACGGCGCTACTCGATCCCCCCGTCCATACGGCACAAGATACAGTGCCACCGGCAACCCCCGCTCCGCTGGCGATAGAACCAGAACCGGCGCGGGCCCAGCAGCCATTAAGCGAGGCGCCCGCTGCGGAAGTCCCGGCTACGACGGCACCTTTGGACGAAGCGCGAGCCGCCCCTCCTGTAGAACTGAGCGCCGAAGCAGATCCAGAGCCTGCCCCAGCCAGCGAAGCTACCGCCACGCCGCGGTCCGATCCTGCCGCTGCCACGGGGAGCGAGCAAGGCCAAGCCGGGAGCCCCACTCCGGCGGACAATCCGCCCGCGAGCCGCCCGGCCGCCGAGAACAACGCAGCCGCGCCGGAACCCGCCATCCGCGTCATCAAACGTGGCGATACGTTGGGCAAGATCGCTCTAGAAATTAAACCGGCGGATGTGACGTTGGAGCAGATGCTGGTCGTGCTCTACCGCACCAATCCAGAAGCCTTCGCCGGCAAGAACATGAACCGGTTGAAGACCGGGAAGATCCTACGCCTTCCCGGTGCTTCGGAGCAGTTGGTTGTCACCCCGGCCGAGGCGCGCAAGGAAGTGCGGGTTCAAACCGCCGACTGGAATGCCTGGCGTGCGAAGATCGCCGGCACCGTGGATAGCACTCCCGCGCTTTCCGGATCGAGCCAGAGCGCGTCGGGCACCGTCACGACGAAAATCGAGGACAAACCTGCTGCTCCGGCTCAACAACCCAAGGAAGTACTGAAACTCTCCAAGGGCGAGATGCCGGCTGATAAGACTGCCGCGCTCCGCAGTGGTAAGGGCGACACCAAGCTCCAGGACAAACTTGCACACCAGGAAGAGGCGGCTGCCCTCGGCAAAGCTGTTGGGGAAGCGAAGGAGCGTGCCACCAAACTTGAGGCGCAACTCAAGGACATGGAAGCCTTGCTCGAGATCAAGAGCAAGAAAATGGCGGATACGGAAAAATCCGCTGGCAAGGAAGTGGCAAAACCCGCCCCCGCTCCCGAGGTTGTAGCTCCTGCCGCGCCAACGATCGCCGAGGCGCCCAAGCCATTGCCGGAGTCCGCGGCTGTAACGCCTCCTCCCGCCCATCCCGAACAAGCCACACCGGTAGGCGAGCCGAAGCGCCCGCCTGCCGTGAAGAAACCAGTAGCGCAGCCTCCCCTCCTGGAGCCCAGCCTCATGGAGAAAATTCTGGGCGAGCCGCTCTATCTTGCCGGAGGCGCGGGGTTGCTCGTGCTTCTAGGACTTGGCGGATTCGTGGCCTGGAAAAAGCGCAAGGCAGCCGAGGATACGGAGGACGACTACGAGGCTGAAGAACCCACCATGTCGCCCCGTGGCGCGCAAGCCGAGCCGGAGGAAGCGATAGCACCGGCCGCGAATAAGCCGGCGGGAGATCACGTTTCAGAAGACGTCGATGCCGTGGCGGAAGCCGATGTTTACCTAGCCTACGGTCGCGATACCCAAGCCGAGCAGATTCTCAAGGACGCACTGAAGTCTCAACCCCACCGGCAAGAGGTTCACCTGAAGTTGCTGGAGATTTATCACAAGCGCAAGGATTCCGCCTCCTTTAACGCCATGGCGGAAACCCTCTTTTCCGCCTGCGGTGGCAAGGGCGAATTGTGGCGCAAGGCCGCCCGCATGGGTTACCAGCTCGATCCTTCCAACTCGCGCTATGCGGGCGCCGACATGGGAGCGGGGCCGAGTACCAGCGTTACGTCGTCGGGCATCAATGACAAGCTTGACCTTGATCTCGGAATGGGCCAGGACGACACATCGAGTACGACGGACATCGACCTTGGAAACCTCACTGTCAACGTGGCCTCCGCCGATCTGGATAGCGGGTCTTCCGGCTCGGACGCGCGCACTCAAATCATGAACCGTACGGGGCAGCAAGATCTTGACCGTACCGTGGATGCCAACGCGCAAACCCGCAAGTTGGCCCAGATGGACATGACGGCGGAAATGTCCCGCACTCAGGAGGCCAAGGGTTCTGGAGAGGGCAGTAGCCTCGACTTCGATCTGGACCTCAACACCCTGACCGGAGGTGCGAGCAACGCTAAGTCGGAGCCCGGCGGCCTCGATCTGGACGTCGGCAGGCTGTCTCTGGATGCGACGTTGGACGGTAAGTCCGAACCCGGGTTCGGCTCCGGTAGCTCCTCGGCGAATCTGCCGGACGTGGATTTGTCCAGCATCTCGCTCGACCTGGACGGAACCAGCTCCAGTAGCAGCAACGGCACCAAGGACGAGCATTGGTACGACGTGCAGACCAAGTTCGATCTGGCCAAGGCCTACCAAGAAATGGGCGACAAGGAAGGTGCGCGCGAAATCTTGCGGGAAGTGGTGCAGGAAGGCGATGACGACCAGAAGGTCGAGGCGGAGAAAGTGCTGGAAGCATTGGCCTAGGATTGTCCTAAACCTCGCTCAGATAGAACCTCAAGCGCCCGTGCACTGACCAGTGCCGGGCGCTTGTCATTTGGTAATCTCGCGGCCGGTTTGCAACCCCTATGGCCATGACAATCACCCTCACTAGAATCGCCCTGGGACTGGAATACGACGGATCGGACTTCTGTGGATGGCAGACGCAACCCTCGGGTTGTGCCGTTCAGGACGTGGTGGACGCCGCGCTTTCCCGCATCGCCGCGCAGCGCATCGAATCGCAATGCGCAGGGCGCACCGATGCCGGCGTACACGCCATGGGCCAGGTGATTCATTTCGATACCGGCGCCAAGCGCCCGTTGACCGCGTGGGTGCGCGGCGTGAATGCCTGCTTGCCGGATTCCATTGCCGTGAAATGGGCGCGCGAGGTGGTGCCGGAGTTTCACGCCCGCTACGCCGCTCGCGGCCGTGCATATGTCTACTTGTTGCTCAATCGCGCCGAACGCCCTGGGCTCTCCAGCCGCCGGGTGGGTTGGTGCCACCGGCCCCTGGATTTGCCGTCCATGCGCGAAGCCGCCTCGTATTTGCTTGGCGTGCATGATTTCAGCTCCTTTCGCGCGGCGGAGTGCCAGGCCAAGTCACCCGTGAAGGAGATGAGGCTGGCGCGGATCGACCAGGTGGGCTCGCTCTTGATTTTTCGATTTGCCGCCGACGCCTTCTTGCATCACATGGTGCGAAATATCGTTGGGAGCCTGGTGTACACCGGCACGGGTGCCCGTCCCCCGGGCTGGATGAAGGAAGTATTGGAAAGCCGTGACCGCGCCGTGGCGGCGCCCACTTTTTCCCCATCGGGTCTGTACCTGTCGGCCGTACAATACGACGCGGCTTGGGGATTTCCGGAGCCAAGCTCCTGCATCGATGCCCTCATGGCGGGCGGGTTGTCCAGTTAGTTCAAACCGATATGTTCACGGCCGTCAAGATTTGCGGGATCACGAAGACCGAGCACGGCCTCGCCGCCGCGCACGCCGGTGCCCACGCCATCGGTCTCGTGTTCGCCCCGCGCAGCCCCCGCCGCATCGCGTCCGAAGTGGCCCAAGCCATCGCGCTGGCCATGCCTCCCTTCGTGACCACCGTCGGCCTCTTCGCCGATCCGCCCGCCGCTCTCGTGAACGATGTGTTGGAGAAAGTGCCCCTACAGATGCTTCAATTCCACGGCGACGAGACGCCAGAGTTTTGCCGCCAGTTCGGCCTTCCCTATCTCAAAGCCGTGAGGGTGAAGCCCGGCATCCCTTTGCTAGAATGCGCCCGGCGTTTTTCTGACGCGAAGGGCCTGTTGCTCGATGCTTTCGTCGAGGGAAACCATGGCGGCACGGGAGCATCCTTCGATTGGAACCTCATTCCCGCGCGGTTAACCCTTCCCATCGTGCTGGCCGGTGGATTGACGCCGGATAATGTGGGGGCCGCCATCCGCGCCGTTCGGCCCTGGGCCGTGGATGTGAGCAGCGGTGTCGAGCAGGAGAAGGGAGTCAAGGATCCCGTTAAGATAGCGGCCTTCATGGAGGAAGTCAGAAATGCAGATGTACGAAGCCGGTAAGCTCTATGACCTGCCCGATGCGCAGGGTCATTTCGGCCCCTATGGCGGGACCTTCGTGGCCGAGACCTTGATCCATGCGCTTGATGAGCTCAAGCGCGAGTACCTGCGGCTGAAGGACGATCCGGCTTTCCAAAAAGAGTTCGCCTACGATCTCAAGCATTACGTTGGAAGACCCAGCCCCATCTATCACGCGAAGCGCTTGTCGGAGCAATTGGGCGGGGCGCAAATCTGGTTGAAGCGCGAGGATTTGAATCACACCGGCGCGCACAAAATCAATAACACCATCGGCCAGGCGCTGGTGGCGAAAAGCATGGGTAAGCGGCGCATCATCGCCGAAACGGGCGCGGGCCAGCATGGCGTGGCCTCGGCCACGGTGGCGGCGCGCTATGGCATTGAGTGCGTGGTGTACATGGGTTCCGAGGATGTGAAGCGCCAGGCCTCCAACGTGTACCGCATGAAGCTGCTGGGCGCCTCCGTGGTGCCTGTGGAAAGCGGCTCCAAGACCCTGAAGGACGCGTTGAACGAAGCCATGCGCGATTGGGTCACCAACGTGGAGAATACTTTCTACATCATCGGTACGGTGGCGGGGCCCCATCCCTACCCCATGATGGTGCGCGATTTCCAAACGGTGATCGGGGCGGAGTGCCGCGAACAAATGCTGGAAACCCACGGGCGCCAGCCCGATGCCGTCATCGCTTGCGTGGGCGGAGGCTCCAACGCCATCGGAATGTTCTATCCCTATATTCAGGATAGCGCCGTGAAGATCATTGGCGTGGAAGCCTCTGGCGACGGTATTGCCTCCGGCCGCCATGCCGCGACCCTGTGCGCCGGCCGGCCGGGCGTGCTACACGGCAACCGAACCTATTTACTGCAAGACGAGGACGGCCAGATTATCGAAACCCATTCCATCTCGGCGGGATTGGACTATCCGGGAGTGGGCCCAGAACATTCCTGGTTGAAGGACAGCGGGCGCGCGGAGTATGTCTCCATCACCGACTCGGAAGCCGTCGCCGCCTTCCACCGGTTGACAACCACCGAAGGCATCATGCCGGCGCTGGAATCGAGCCACGCCTTGGCGCACGCCATGAAAATCGCGCCCGCGATGCCGAAAGATAAATTGCTGCTCGTGAATCTTTCGGGGCGGGGCGATAAGGATATGCATACGATCGCCAAGTATTCTGGAATCGAACTCTAAATTGGGAAGAGGGTGGAGGGAGGTGGGAGGAGTACAACCCGCTCGCTTCTCCTCCCCCCTCCCCCCTCCACCCTCCCCCCTCCCAATAAAGATGTCCCTCATCTCCTCCACGTTCCAATCCCTGCGCGCCAAGGGTCGTAAGGCGCTCATCCCATACATCACCACCGGCGATCCGGATCTCGATACTTCGCTGGCCATCATGCATGGTTTGGTGAAGGCGGGCGCCGATATCATCGAGCTGGGGATACCGTTTTCAGATCCCATGGCGGACGGCCCGGTCATTCAGCGCTCCAGCGAGCGCGCGCTCAAGGGCAAGACCACCGTGCGTGGCGTGCTCGATGTGGTGGCGCGCTTTCGCAAGACGGACAAGACCACGCCCGTGGTGCTGATGGGGTACGGCAATCCCATCGAGGCGATGGGTTACGAGAAATTTTCCAATGCGTGCAAGGATGCCGGCGTGGATGGCGTGCTGATCGTGGACTATCCGCCGGAGGAAAGCCACGAACTCACGCAGATGCTGAAGATGCGCGGCATCGACAGTATATTTTTGCTGTCGCCAACCTCCAAGGATAGCCGCATGGCCGATGTGGGGCGCGTGGCCACCGGATACATTTACTATGTGTCGCTCAAGGGCGTGACAGGAGCGGCGAGCTTGGATTTGGAGCAAGTGCAAGCCATGCTTCCAAGAATTCGCGCGCATTCGCCGCTACCGGTCGGCGTGGGTTTCGGTATTCGGGATGCGCGGACAGCGCACGCCGTGGCGCAATTCGCGGACGCCGTGGTGGTGGGTAGCCGCATCGTGCAAGAAATCGAAAATTCTTCCCCTGGCGACGTGGTGGGGCGCGTCGGGCGGCTTGTCAAGGAAATGCGCGACGCCATCGACGCATGATCGTTCGAATCAACTCGCATTCCCCGCGCTTTTGGTGCGGGGCTAATTTCGAGGGATTCCAAAGGGGGCGAAGCGGTTGTTGCGTAGTCCCCTTTGGTCAAGGGCGGGGTCGATACCCCGCCCGCGAAGTTCCCCTTCAATCACTAAGGAGGCGTAATGAGTTGGCTTCAGAAGCTTTTACCGCCTAAGATCAAACGTAGCCCAGGCACCACGAAGAAAGCGGTTCCCGAGGGGTTGTGGACCAAGTGCGATACCTGCGAATCCGTGCTCTACCGCGCGGACTTGGAGCAAAGCGTCCACGTGTGCCCGAAATGCGGGCATCACAACCGTGTGTCCGCCCGCGAGCGTCTGGAGATGATGCTGGACCCCGAGGGCCAGTACGAAGTCGGCTCCGAAGTGCTTCCGGTGGATTTTCTGAAGTTCGTGGACAGCAGGAAATACTCGGAGCGATTGCTGGCCGACAGCGAGCAATCTGGCGAAACCGATGCCCTGGTTGTGATCCAGGGCACCATCAAGACCGTTCCCGTCGTGGCGGCCGCCTTCGAATTCCGCTTCATGGGCGGTTCCATGGGGTCGGTCGTGGGGGAGCGTTTTGTGCGGGGCGTGCAGTGCGCCATCGAGCAGAAGGTGCCCTTCATCTGCTTCTCCGCCAGCGGCGGGGCGCGCATGCAAGAAGGTCTCATGTCGCTCATGCAAATGGCCAAGACCACGGCGGCCCTCACGCAATTGGCGGCGGAACACTTACCCTTCATCTCCGTGCTAACCGACCCCACCATGGGCGGTGTGTCGGCCAGTTTCGCCATGATCGGCGATGTAGTGATCGCCGAACCGGGCGCGCTCATAGGTTTCGCGGGGCCGCGCGTCATCGAGCAGACCACCAAGCAGACATTGCCGGAAGGTTTTCAACGCGCCGAATTTCTGCTGGATCACGGCGCCGTGGACATGATCGTGGACCGGCGCGAAATGCGCGATCGTTTGGCCCGGCTTGCCACCTTGCTCATGCGCGCGCCGGTATTGCAACAATAGGCAACCTCATCGAATCCCCCCAGGGAAACGATTTCCCGCACACGCTGGCGGACTGGCTCGCGCACCTCGAACGGCTGCGCCCCAAGACCATCGAATTAGGTCTTGCCAGGGTGCAAAGCGTGTGGGCGCGCATGGGGATCACGGTTACCTTCCCCATCCTCACCGTGGGAGGCACCAACGGCAAAGGCTCGACCTGCGCTTTTCTGGAAAGCATGTTGCGCTGCGCGGGTTATGCCGTGGCCAGTTATTCCTCGCCCCACCTGCTGCGTTATAACGAACGCGTGCGGGTCCGCGGCAAGGCGGTGGATGATGAAACTTTGTGCGCGGCTTTGCGCAAAGTCGAAGCGGCGCGCGGCTCGGTTCCCTTGACCTTCTTCGAGTTCGGTACCTTGGCCGCCATGCAAGTGTTCGTTGACGCGGCCGTGGAAGTGGCGGTCATGGAGGTGGGGTTGGGCGGGCGCCTGGACGCGGTGAACTTATTCCAGCCCAGTTGCGCGGCCGTCACCCAAATTGGGATCGATCATGTGGATTACCTTGGACCCACGCGCGAATCCATCGGCTTCGAGAAGGCGGGAATATTCAGGCCGGGCGTCGTGGCCATTTGCGCGGACGATGATCCGCCGGCGAGTCTGACAGAGCACGCGCGCGCCATCGCCGCGGACCTTAAATTAACCGGCCAGGACTTTGGTTGGCGCGCACAAGCGGGTCAATGGGAGTATTGGAGCTGGCGCGGGCAGCGTAAGGGGCTGCCATGGCCCGCGCTGCGGGGCCGCATACAGCTGGCCAACGCCGCCACCGCCATGGCGGTGCTCGACGCGCTGCATGAACGGCTCCCCGTGGACATGGGCGCGGTGCGGCGTGGCTTGGTGGAGGTGGAACTGCAAGGGCGCTTCCAGGTGCTGCCCGGCCAGCCCGTGGTGGTACTCGACGTGGCCCACAATCCGAGTGCCGCGCGGCGCTTGGCGGAGAATCTCGCCGATCAAGGAAAATTCTCCTCGACCATGGCCGTGCTGGGAATGTTGAAGGACAAGGATATCGAAGGGGTGGTGGCGCAATTGGCGAGCGTCGCTGATCGTTGGTTTCTAGCGGATCTTTCCGGGCCGCGCGCGGCCACCGCGCAGCGCTTGGCGCGGGCGCTCGAGTCCGCGGGAGCGCAACGTCATTCATCGCACGCATCGCCCGCCGAAGCTTTTGCCACCGCCGAAAGTGTCGCGCAAGCCGGTGATAGAATCGTCGTGTCTGGTTCGTTTTACACCGTTGCCGGCGTGCTCGCACTGCTGGGCCGCTGAACATCATGGCAAAGGCCGCCATTTCGCAAGAGGAAATCCAACTCAGGAAACGTGCACGCCGCCGGCTCGTGGGCGCGAGTTTCATGGTGTTAGTCATGATCGTGATCTTGCCGGTGATCCTGGATTCCGAGCCCAGGCCGCAGGGGGAATCGGTGCGCGTGCAAATGCCTGCCCCAGTGCGCGAGGTGCAATCGCCGCCTGTCCCGGAATCCTCCGCTAACGCCGCTGCCACCGAAACCCCCGAGCAGCCAGAGCCGCCCGACCTTACCCCGCCCGATGCCGAGATGCAGGAAGAGGATATGGCCGTCGCTGATCAGCCGGCCGCTAGCGCCCCCGAACAAACCTCCTTGGTGATACAACTTGGCGCGTTTTCCAACCCAGACAACGCACGCCAGCTCAAGGATGCGCTTCTGGCGCAAGGAATAAAGGCATTCTCCGAAGTGGTCAAATCAGGGAGCTCCGCCAAAACCCGGGTGCGCGCAGGCCCCTTCGATTCCCTTGCCGAGGCTGAGCGCATTCAAGCTCGCATCGCGAAGATGAAGCTCAAGTTGGGCATGGAACCCAAAATTGCCGACCATGGCCAATAGCGCCCTCACTTTGTTCGACTATGCCGTCCTGGGCATTCTCGCGGTGTCCGTCCTGTTGGGAGTGGTGCGCGGCGCGGTGCGTGAAGTGTTCTCCCTGGGCGCGTGGATCGGGGCTTTCTTCATAGCCCGCGCGCTCTACGAGCCATTGTCCATCCATGCCCCCGAAGGTATTGCCAGCCCAGCCTTGCGATTGCTCGCGGCTTTCACCGCGATTTTCGTGTGCGCCTTGCTCTTGCTCATGTTCGTGAGCCGGTCGCTATCGCAGCTTGTGAAGCACGCG from Betaproteobacteria bacterium encodes the following:
- a CDS encoding SPOR domain-containing protein, yielding MAKAAISQEEIQLRKRARRRLVGASFMVLVMIVILPVILDSEPRPQGESVRVQMPAPVREVQSPPVPESSANAAATETPEQPEPPDLTPPDAEMQEEDMAVADQPAASAPEQTSLVIQLGAFSNPDNARQLKDALLAQGIKAFSEVVKSGSSAKTRVRAGPFDSLAEAERIQARIAKMKLKLGMEPKIADHGQ
- a CDS encoding phosphoribosylanthranilate isomerase; amino-acid sequence: MFTAVKICGITKTEHGLAAAHAGAHAIGLVFAPRSPRRIASEVAQAIALAMPPFVTTVGLFADPPAALVNDVLEKVPLQMLQFHGDETPEFCRQFGLPYLKAVRVKPGIPLLECARRFSDAKGLLLDAFVEGNHGGTGASFDWNLIPARLTLPIVLAGGLTPDNVGAAIRAVRPWAVDVSSGVEQEKGVKDPVKIAAFMEEVRNADVRSR
- a CDS encoding CvpA family protein → MANSALTLFDYAVLGILAVSVLLGVVRGAVREVFSLGAWIGAFFIARALYEPLSIHAPEGIASPALRLLAAFTAIFVCALLLLMFVSRSLSQLVKHAGLGTLDRALGSVFGTFRGALIAVVLVLVAGLTPLPREVFWRNAMFSPPLEAAAKGVLPFMPEAFQKRVAY
- a CDS encoding tryptophan synthase subunit alpha, with amino-acid sequence MSLISSTFQSLRAKGRKALIPYITTGDPDLDTSLAIMHGLVKAGADIIELGIPFSDPMADGPVIQRSSERALKGKTTVRGVLDVVARFRKTDKTTPVVLMGYGNPIEAMGYEKFSNACKDAGVDGVLIVDYPPEESHELTQMLKMRGIDSIFLLSPTSKDSRMADVGRVATGYIYYVSLKGVTGAASLDLEQVQAMLPRIRAHSPLPVGVGFGIRDARTAHAVAQFADAVVVGSRIVQEIENSSPGDVVGRVGRLVKEMRDAIDA
- the folC gene encoding bifunctional tetrahydrofolate synthase/dihydrofolate synthase, producing the protein MESPQGNDFPHTLADWLAHLERLRPKTIELGLARVQSVWARMGITVTFPILTVGGTNGKGSTCAFLESMLRCAGYAVASYSSPHLLRYNERVRVRGKAVDDETLCAALRKVEAARGSVPLTFFEFGTLAAMQVFVDAAVEVAVMEVGLGGRLDAVNLFQPSCAAVTQIGIDHVDYLGPTRESIGFEKAGIFRPGVVAICADDDPPASLTEHARAIAADLKLTGQDFGWRAQAGQWEYWSWRGQRKGLPWPALRGRIQLANAATAMAVLDALHERLPVDMGAVRRGLVEVELQGRFQVLPGQPVVVLDVAHNPSAARRLAENLADQGKFSSTMAVLGMLKDKDIEGVVAQLASVADRWFLADLSGPRAATAQRLARALESAGAQRHSSHASPAEAFATAESVAQAGDRIVVSGSFYTVAGVLALLGR
- a CDS encoding acetyl-CoA carboxylase carboxyltransferase subunit beta, with the protein product MSWLQKLLPPKIKRSPGTTKKAVPEGLWTKCDTCESVLYRADLEQSVHVCPKCGHHNRVSARERLEMMLDPEGQYEVGSEVLPVDFLKFVDSRKYSERLLADSEQSGETDALVVIQGTIKTVPVVAAAFEFRFMGGSMGSVVGERFVRGVQCAIEQKVPFICFSASGGARMQEGLMSLMQMAKTTAALTQLAAEHLPFISVLTDPTMGGVSASFAMIGDVVIAEPGALIGFAGPRVIEQTTKQTLPEGFQRAEFLLDHGAVDMIVDRREMRDRLARLATLLMRAPVLQQ
- the truA gene encoding tRNA pseudouridine(38-40) synthase TruA, producing MTITLTRIALGLEYDGSDFCGWQTQPSGCAVQDVVDAALSRIAAQRIESQCAGRTDAGVHAMGQVIHFDTGAKRPLTAWVRGVNACLPDSIAVKWAREVVPEFHARYAARGRAYVYLLLNRAERPGLSSRRVGWCHRPLDLPSMREAASYLLGVHDFSSFRAAECQAKSPVKEMRLARIDQVGSLLIFRFAADAFLHHMVRNIVGSLVYTGTGARPPGWMKEVLESRDRAVAAPTFSPSGLYLSAVQYDAAWGFPEPSSCIDALMAGGLSS
- the trpB gene encoding tryptophan synthase subunit beta, with amino-acid sequence MYEAGKLYDLPDAQGHFGPYGGTFVAETLIHALDELKREYLRLKDDPAFQKEFAYDLKHYVGRPSPIYHAKRLSEQLGGAQIWLKREDLNHTGAHKINNTIGQALVAKSMGKRRIIAETGAGQHGVASATVAARYGIECVVYMGSEDVKRQASNVYRMKLLGASVVPVESGSKTLKDALNEAMRDWVTNVENTFYIIGTVAGPHPYPMMVRDFQTVIGAECREQMLETHGRQPDAVIACVGGGSNAIGMFYPYIQDSAVKIIGVEASGDGIASGRHAATLCAGRPGVLHGNRTYLLQDEDGQIIETHSISAGLDYPGVGPEHSWLKDSGRAEYVSITDSEAVAAFHRLTTTEGIMPALESSHALAHAMKIAPAMPKDKLLLVNLSGRGDKDMHTIAKYSGIEL